One genomic window of Actinoplanes lobatus includes the following:
- a CDS encoding GntR family transcriptional regulator: MSGDPDFAPRYFRIEQSLRALIAKSRPHDPLPSEPELAREHGVSRMTARAAVTQLVNDGLVYRAPGRGTFVAVPSGPRRADHLIRLSEEIRKQGKRPWAKVVVAELRQPTALEATRLRLRRGDVYAIHRVRFADDEPIAYERAIYPGSIPGLLDADLSLSVHEALVKLGHTPVRGTATIGAQSATEEDARELGVPVGSALLVEERLILDQNERPLELSESRYAGERYRLDVAFGVEPLIR, encoded by the coding sequence ATGTCCGGGGATCCCGATTTCGCGCCACGCTACTTCCGCATCGAGCAGTCGCTGCGCGCGCTCATCGCCAAGTCCCGGCCGCACGACCCGCTGCCCTCCGAACCCGAACTCGCCCGCGAACACGGCGTCAGCCGGATGACCGCCCGCGCCGCGGTCACCCAGCTGGTCAACGACGGCCTCGTCTACCGAGCCCCGGGCCGCGGCACGTTCGTCGCGGTGCCCAGCGGGCCGCGCCGCGCCGACCACCTCATCCGGCTCAGCGAGGAAATCCGCAAACAGGGCAAACGCCCCTGGGCCAAGGTGGTGGTCGCCGAACTGCGGCAGCCCACCGCGCTCGAGGCGACGCGCCTGCGGCTGCGCCGCGGGGACGTGTACGCGATCCACCGTGTGCGATTCGCCGACGACGAGCCGATCGCGTACGAGCGGGCCATCTACCCGGGCAGCATCCCAGGACTGCTGGACGCCGACCTGTCGCTGTCGGTGCACGAAGCGCTGGTCAAACTCGGACACACCCCGGTTCGGGGTACGGCGACGATCGGCGCGCAGTCGGCCACCGAGGAGGACGCTCGGGAGCTGGGTGTGCCGGTCGGATCGGCCCTGCTGGTCGAGGAACGGCTGATCCTCGACCAGAATGAACGGCCGTTGGAGCTGAGCGAGTCACGGTACGCGGGGGAGCGCTACCGCCTCGACGTCGCCTTCGGCGTCGAGCCGTTGATCCGGTAG
- the deoC gene encoding deoxyribose-phosphate aldolase yields the protein MNFTVPQIAKMIDHSILRPEFTLEDLRDGCAIAKKYDVASVCVRPCDVTVAVDLLRGTNVAVGTVVGFPHGDTPTGIKISETELAVHQGASEIDMVLNIGWLRSGDIAAVEHEIGLVVKAAGAAHVKVILETAYLTDEEKLAACWAAERAGAAFVKTSTGFAPQGATIDDLALMRSAVSAKVQVKASGGVRTLDAMIAMAGVGVTRFGTSATAEILQDLARRQVAVSGGRA from the coding sequence ATGAATTTCACCGTGCCGCAGATCGCCAAAATGATCGACCACTCCATCCTCCGCCCCGAGTTCACCCTCGAGGACCTTCGTGATGGCTGTGCGATCGCCAAGAAGTACGACGTCGCCTCGGTGTGCGTCCGCCCGTGTGACGTGACCGTCGCCGTCGACCTGCTGCGCGGCACGAACGTCGCGGTCGGCACGGTGGTCGGCTTCCCGCACGGCGACACCCCCACCGGGATCAAGATCTCCGAGACCGAGTTGGCCGTGCACCAGGGCGCGTCCGAAATCGACATGGTCCTCAACATCGGGTGGCTGCGCTCCGGCGACATCGCCGCCGTCGAGCACGAGATCGGCCTCGTGGTGAAGGCCGCGGGCGCCGCCCACGTCAAGGTCATCCTCGAGACGGCGTACCTCACCGACGAGGAGAAACTGGCCGCCTGCTGGGCCGCCGAGCGGGCCGGCGCGGCCTTCGTGAAGACCTCCACCGGCTTCGCACCCCAGGGCGCCACCATCGACGACCTCGCGCTGATGCGCTCGGCCGTCTCGGCGAAGGTGCAGGTCAAGGCATCCGGCGGGGTGCGGACCCTGGACGCGATGATCGCGATGGCCGGCGTCGGCGTGACGCGTTTCGGCACGTCGGCGACGGCCGAGATCCTGCAGGACCTGGCTCGTCGCCAGGTTGCGGTCTCCGGTGGCCGGGCCTGA
- a CDS encoding aminotransferase class IV, with protein MLQRYDERNTDIVYWINGELMHRDQPGLSPFDSVVQGGDAVWEGLRLYRGAIFGLAAHLSRLRRSACALNFTDIPSDDTIIDAITRTLRANEMSDGVHIRLTLTRGVKVTSGMDPRLNTAGPTLIVLAEHKPPVYDTGGLTLATSSIRRPSPDVLDPKIHHNNLLNSILAKIEANAAGADDALMLDQRGFVAETNATHLFAVTGSALITPTTAACPEGITRQTVLDLAGQHGIPATVRDISLTEMYAASEVFCTGTMGEIAAVTTIDGRIIGSGAVGPLTTRIAKLYQHHAAANGTRLVRALT; from the coding sequence ATGCTGCAGCGGTACGACGAGCGCAACACGGACATCGTCTACTGGATCAACGGCGAATTGATGCACCGTGACCAGCCCGGACTGTCCCCCTTCGACTCGGTGGTCCAGGGTGGCGACGCGGTCTGGGAAGGCCTGCGCCTCTACCGGGGAGCGATCTTCGGCCTCGCCGCGCACCTGTCCCGGCTGCGCCGCTCGGCGTGCGCGCTGAACTTCACCGACATCCCGTCCGACGACACGATCATCGACGCGATCACCCGTACGCTGCGGGCCAACGAGATGTCGGACGGCGTACACATCAGGCTCACCCTGACCCGCGGGGTGAAGGTGACCAGCGGCATGGACCCGCGGCTCAACACCGCCGGGCCGACGCTGATCGTGCTGGCCGAGCACAAGCCCCCGGTCTACGACACCGGCGGCCTGACCCTGGCCACCTCCAGCATCCGCCGCCCGTCGCCGGACGTCCTCGACCCGAAGATCCACCACAACAACCTGCTGAACTCGATCCTCGCCAAGATCGAAGCGAACGCGGCCGGCGCCGATGACGCCCTCATGCTCGACCAGCGCGGTTTCGTCGCCGAAACCAACGCCACCCACCTGTTCGCGGTGACCGGCAGCGCCCTGATCACCCCGACCACGGCCGCCTGCCCCGAGGGCATCACCCGCCAGACCGTCCTCGACCTGGCCGGGCAGCACGGCATCCCGGCCACCGTCCGCGACATCTCCCTGACCGAGATGTACGCCGCGAGCGAGGTCTTCTGCACCGGCACCATGGGCGAGATCGCGGCCGTGACGACCATCGACGGCCGCATCATCGGCTCCGGCGCGGTCGGCCCGCTCACCACCCGCATCGCCAAGCTCTACCAGCACCACGCCGCCGCCAACGGCACCCGCCTGGTCCGAGCCCTCACCTAA
- a CDS encoding sulfotransferase-like domain-containing protein: protein MTIRVAMWSGPRNISTAMMRSFGSRADTVVADEPLYAHYLAETGLDHPGREEILAAQPTRWQDVARWLTGPLPGEPAVFYQKHMTHHLLPGIGRDWLAGLRHAFLIREPERVVASYAKVRGTPTLEDLGYPQQREIFRAFGGPVVDAADVLRDPEGTLRILCAGLGFAFDPAMLTWAPGPRPTDGVWAPHWYASVNASTSFTPYDPSPADVPPHLRPLVDAARPYYEELATTRPH, encoded by the coding sequence ATGACGATCCGCGTGGCGATGTGGTCGGGCCCCCGCAACATCTCGACGGCGATGATGCGCAGTTTCGGCTCCCGCGCCGACACCGTGGTCGCCGACGAGCCGCTCTACGCCCACTACCTGGCGGAGACCGGCCTCGATCACCCCGGCCGGGAGGAGATCCTGGCCGCGCAGCCGACCCGCTGGCAGGACGTGGCCCGCTGGCTGACCGGGCCGCTACCCGGCGAGCCGGCCGTCTTCTACCAGAAACACATGACACATCACCTGCTGCCGGGGATCGGCCGGGACTGGCTGGCCGGGCTCCGGCACGCCTTCCTGATCCGCGAACCGGAGCGGGTGGTCGCCTCCTACGCGAAGGTGCGCGGCACCCCCACCCTCGAGGACCTCGGCTATCCGCAGCAGCGGGAGATCTTCCGCGCCTTCGGCGGCCCGGTGGTCGACGCGGCCGACGTGCTCCGCGATCCCGAGGGCACGCTGCGGATTCTCTGCGCAGGCCTCGGCTTCGCCTTCGACCCGGCGATGCTGACCTGGGCACCGGGCCCACGTCCCACCGACGGCGTGTGGGCGCCACATTGGTACGCCTCCGTGAACGCCTCCACCAGCTTCACCCCCTACGACCCGTCCCCCGCCGACGTCCCACCCCACTTGCGCCCACTGGTCGACGCAGCCCGCCCGTACTACGAGGAACTGGCCACCACCCGCCCCCACTGA
- a CDS encoding cupin domain-containing protein produces the protein MSDEDPFHRRLHHIASHALHPDTAQTSGMRRVEAISGTTVGSRNLWMGQTHVAASTASGNHHHGASETAIYVVSGNPSFVFLDDEHGEIRVDTKPGDYIYVPPWVPHREENPDPENEAVVVISRTTQEAIVVNVPDLRWVGPIAVGTKDPTDP, from the coding sequence ATGAGCGACGAGGACCCGTTCCACCGCAGGCTGCACCACATCGCCTCCCACGCACTGCACCCGGACACCGCACAGACCAGCGGGATGCGCCGCGTCGAGGCGATCAGCGGCACCACCGTGGGCAGCCGCAACCTCTGGATGGGACAGACCCACGTGGCCGCGAGCACCGCCTCCGGCAACCACCACCACGGCGCGTCGGAGACCGCGATCTACGTGGTCAGCGGCAACCCCTCATTCGTCTTCCTGGACGACGAACACGGCGAGATCCGGGTCGACACCAAGCCCGGCGACTACATCTACGTACCGCCGTGGGTGCCGCACCGCGAGGAGAACCCGGACCCGGAGAACGAGGCCGTCGTGGTGATCTCCCGAACCACACAGGAGGCGATCGTCGTCAACGTCCCCGACCTGAGGTGGGTCGGCCCCATCGCCGTCGGCACAAAGGACCCCACCGACCCGTAA
- a CDS encoding flavin reductase family protein — MTLQTTAPTGAVDADLFRQLLRRHAAAVVVITAPGEPATGFTATSFTSVSLDPPLVSFCLARTASAWPAVEAADTVAVHVLGQEQEHVARTFSARGIDRLAEHGAWRPGPDGVPLLDGVLARLVCRVVDRVRAGDHTIVLASPLDGEHGLGESETPLVYHAGRYAELRHAD; from the coding sequence ATGACCCTGCAGACGACCGCACCGACCGGCGCCGTGGACGCCGACCTCTTCCGGCAGCTGCTCCGCCGCCACGCCGCGGCGGTCGTGGTGATCACCGCCCCCGGCGAGCCGGCCACCGGCTTCACCGCCACCTCGTTCACCTCGGTCTCGCTGGACCCGCCGCTGGTCTCGTTCTGCCTGGCCCGGACGGCTTCGGCGTGGCCGGCCGTCGAGGCGGCGGACACCGTCGCCGTGCACGTGCTCGGCCAGGAGCAGGAGCACGTGGCCCGGACGTTCTCCGCCCGGGGGATCGACCGTCTCGCCGAGCACGGCGCCTGGCGGCCGGGCCCGGACGGGGTGCCCCTGCTCGACGGGGTGCTGGCCCGGTTGGTCTGCCGGGTCGTCGACCGGGTCCGGGCCGGCGACCACACGATCGTGCTGGCCAGCCCGCTCGACGGTGAGCACGGGCTGGGGGAGTCGGAGACGCCGCTGGTCTATCACGCCGGGCGGTACGCCGAGCTGCGTCATGCCGACTGA
- a CDS encoding LysR substrate-binding domain-containing protein — protein sequence MSRILDIAPLRSLVAVADCGGFQRAATSLHLSQGAVSQHVRRLETTLGRALVERDGRGSRFTTDGEALLTHARRILALHDEALHTFGVEGERSLVIGSTEHAAAQLLPDLTSALAATFPDRRIRFRIDRGAQLRSALQDGRIDLALLLGPADESDARTVGELRLTWYSSPEWTSPPPGEPIPLVVFDAPCALRSRALETLAAGALPTEVGCEAAHLAGVQAAVRAGLGVGLMATLGQQPEGLAARDDLPPPEPLELSVWPRRGLPPELVEGAATALTKILTVAG from the coding sequence ATGAGTCGGATTCTCGACATCGCACCGCTGCGTAGCCTCGTCGCCGTCGCGGACTGCGGTGGATTTCAGCGGGCCGCCACCTCACTGCACCTGAGCCAGGGAGCGGTCAGTCAGCACGTCCGCCGGCTGGAGACCACACTCGGCCGCGCCCTGGTCGAGCGGGACGGCCGCGGCTCCCGGTTCACCACCGACGGCGAGGCGCTGCTGACCCACGCCCGGCGGATCCTGGCACTGCACGACGAGGCCCTGCACACCTTCGGCGTCGAAGGTGAACGGTCCCTGGTGATCGGCTCCACCGAACACGCGGCGGCCCAACTGCTGCCCGACCTGACCAGCGCGCTGGCCGCCACGTTCCCGGACCGGCGGATCCGCTTCCGGATCGACCGCGGCGCCCAGCTCCGGTCCGCCCTCCAGGACGGGCGGATCGACCTGGCCCTCCTGCTCGGTCCGGCCGACGAGAGCGACGCCCGAACCGTCGGCGAACTACGCCTGACCTGGTACTCGTCCCCGGAATGGACATCGCCGCCGCCGGGCGAGCCGATCCCGCTGGTCGTCTTCGACGCGCCCTGCGCGCTGCGCAGCCGGGCCCTGGAGACGCTGGCCGCCGGCGCCCTGCCCACCGAGGTCGGCTGCGAGGCGGCGCACCTGGCCGGAGTGCAGGCCGCGGTCCGGGCCGGCCTGGGGGTCGGCCTGATGGCCACCCTCGGCCAGCAGCCGGAGGGCCTGGCGGCCCGCGACGACCTGCCGCCGCCGGAGCCCTTGGAACTGTCGGTCTGGCCACGCCGCGGCCTGCCACCCGAACTGGTCGAGGGCGCCGCCACCGCGCTGACCAAGATCCTCACGGTCGCCGGCTGA
- a CDS encoding LLM class flavin-dependent oxidoreductase, whose protein sequence is MLLGVGGPGQHHTWLHPEIPGDASVDIRWYIARAQQAEAAGFDHVFIVDSQFITPDSPNHYLNRLEPLTLLSAVAVHTSHIGLVGTLTTSYNDPFNVARRLASLDVISGGRAGWNVVATGDGGTAGNYGRKEHYDYATRYGRALEHVRVVQGLWDSYEDDAFPRDKERGVFFDRSRQHVLDHVGEHFNVAGPLNLQRSPQGQPVIFQAGDSEEGRDLGASIAEAIFTHAQTIEEGQAFARDIRARAVAKGRDPENILIVPGISPILADTDEEARAKEAAIIGGKDFDRALKELGRPFGWHDFTRYDLDAPFPELGDLGDRSFRTQAEKIKKLARDNGLTLRQVVQHTIESRRSAFTGSPLTVANEIQKWFEAGAFDGVNITVTVPSEFARFTDEVLPILRERGVVRTGYDATTLRGNLGLPIPRNIHTLAKAF, encoded by the coding sequence GTGTTGCTCGGTGTGGGCGGACCCGGCCAGCATCACACCTGGCTCCACCCGGAGATCCCGGGAGACGCCAGCGTCGACATCCGCTGGTACATCGCCCGCGCCCAGCAGGCCGAGGCGGCCGGCTTCGACCACGTGTTCATCGTGGACAGCCAGTTCATCACCCCGGACTCACCCAACCACTATCTGAACCGGCTCGAGCCGCTCACCCTGCTCTCCGCGGTGGCCGTGCACACCTCGCACATCGGCCTGGTCGGCACCCTGACCACCTCGTACAACGACCCGTTCAACGTGGCCCGGCGGCTGGCGTCGCTGGACGTGATCAGCGGCGGCCGGGCCGGCTGGAACGTGGTGGCCACCGGCGACGGCGGCACGGCCGGCAACTACGGCCGCAAGGAGCACTACGACTACGCCACCCGGTACGGCCGGGCGCTCGAGCACGTCCGCGTGGTCCAGGGACTGTGGGACTCGTACGAGGACGACGCCTTCCCCCGCGACAAGGAGCGCGGCGTCTTCTTCGACCGGAGCAGGCAGCACGTCCTCGACCATGTCGGCGAGCACTTCAACGTGGCCGGCCCGCTCAACCTCCAGCGCTCCCCGCAGGGCCAGCCGGTCATCTTCCAGGCCGGCGACTCCGAGGAGGGCCGCGACCTGGGCGCGAGCATCGCCGAGGCGATCTTCACGCATGCGCAGACGATCGAGGAGGGGCAGGCGTTCGCCCGTGACATCCGGGCCCGCGCCGTGGCCAAGGGCCGTGACCCGGAGAACATCCTGATCGTCCCCGGGATCAGCCCGATCCTCGCGGACACCGACGAGGAGGCCCGCGCCAAGGAGGCCGCCATCATCGGCGGCAAGGACTTCGACCGCGCGCTCAAGGAGCTGGGCCGCCCGTTCGGCTGGCACGACTTCACCCGGTACGACCTGGACGCACCCTTCCCGGAGCTGGGCGACCTCGGTGACCGCAGCTTCCGCACCCAGGCCGAGAAGATCAAGAAGCTGGCCCGGGACAACGGCCTCACCCTGCGGCAGGTCGTCCAGCACACCATCGAGTCGCGCCGCTCGGCGTTCACCGGCTCCCCGCTGACCGTGGCGAACGAGATCCAGAAGTGGTTCGAGGCCGGCGCCTTCGACGGGGTCAACATCACCGTCACCGTGCCCAGCGAGTTCGCCCGCTTCACCGACGAGGTGCTGCCGATCCTGCGTGAGCGCGGCGTCGTCCGTACCGGCTACGACGCCACCACGCTGCGCGGCAACCTCGGGCTGCCGATTCCCCGGAACATCCACACTCTCGCGAAGGCGTTCTGA
- a CDS encoding ABC transporter substrate-binding protein encodes MRRTKLAAFFIALTTLSGCAGGAAGSAEETPTLRWAVTLPAHWDPVVSGSGAQFRILSLAYASLTEINEKGEAVPSLAESWDYNDKGDQITFHLRKGLKFSDGEPVNAEAIKSYLERAKTQKDSALFGDLTSIETVTAKDLDVVVDLTQTDYQIPLLLGERVAQIPSPKAAADPAALDKNPVGAGPFVVTENVPGSHVYLKKNPDYWDAANIKIEKVELLSAPDTATIVSGVQTGVYDLAGLAPNQVKAAEAAKLDVVVQPGYNAANLSINVNKKPFDNPKVVDAIRYATNRQEFVDKVSFGIATPTDQPFPDTYLAYDSGSANRWPYDVAKAKALIAEAGYQPGDIKVDLVIPNQQTAAEIIQSQLAAIGITVNIKVDPNWATPFFAKDLALSIYGTTGRESPVQTLTAHFGPNGPLNLSTPYEPEGFEAAVKVARETPLDSADYQKNLQAATRAGLESRALVFTYSLPNLFVKSTRVSDFAPIPGQLHWAGLTVAP; translated from the coding sequence ATGAGACGTACGAAATTGGCGGCCTTTTTCATCGCACTGACCACGCTGAGCGGTTGCGCCGGAGGCGCCGCGGGATCGGCTGAGGAGACGCCCACCCTGCGCTGGGCCGTCACCCTGCCCGCCCACTGGGACCCGGTGGTCTCCGGTAGCGGCGCGCAGTTCCGCATCCTGTCGCTCGCCTACGCCTCGCTCACCGAGATCAACGAGAAGGGCGAGGCCGTCCCGAGCCTCGCCGAGAGCTGGGACTACAACGACAAGGGCGACCAGATCACCTTCCACCTGCGCAAGGGCCTGAAGTTCAGCGACGGCGAGCCGGTGAACGCGGAGGCGATCAAGTCCTACCTGGAGCGGGCCAAGACGCAGAAGGACTCGGCCCTCTTCGGTGACCTCACCTCGATCGAGACGGTCACCGCCAAGGATCTCGACGTGGTGGTCGACCTGACCCAGACCGACTACCAGATCCCGCTGCTGCTCGGCGAGCGCGTGGCGCAGATCCCCAGCCCCAAGGCGGCCGCCGACCCGGCCGCGCTGGACAAGAACCCGGTCGGCGCCGGCCCGTTCGTGGTCACCGAGAACGTGCCCGGCTCGCACGTCTACCTGAAGAAGAACCCGGACTACTGGGACGCCGCCAACATCAAGATCGAGAAGGTGGAGCTGCTCTCCGCGCCGGACACCGCGACGATCGTCTCCGGCGTGCAGACCGGCGTGTACGACCTGGCCGGCCTCGCCCCCAACCAGGTCAAGGCGGCCGAGGCGGCGAAGCTGGACGTGGTGGTCCAGCCCGGTTACAACGCCGCCAACCTCAGCATCAACGTCAACAAGAAGCCGTTCGACAACCCCAAGGTCGTCGACGCGATCCGGTACGCCACCAACCGCCAGGAATTCGTCGACAAGGTGAGCTTCGGCATCGCCACGCCGACCGACCAGCCGTTCCCGGACACCTACCTGGCCTACGACTCCGGGTCGGCGAACCGCTGGCCCTACGACGTGGCGAAGGCCAAGGCGCTGATCGCCGAGGCCGGATACCAGCCCGGTGACATCAAGGTCGACCTGGTCATCCCGAACCAGCAGACGGCCGCCGAGATCATCCAGTCGCAACTCGCCGCGATCGGCATCACCGTCAACATCAAGGTCGACCCGAACTGGGCCACCCCGTTCTTCGCCAAGGACCTGGCCCTGTCGATCTACGGCACCACCGGCCGGGAGTCGCCGGTGCAGACACTGACCGCCCACTTCGGTCCGAACGGCCCACTGAACCTGAGCACCCCGTACGAGCCGGAGGGTTTCGAGGCCGCCGTCAAGGTCGCCAGGGAGACACCGCTCGACTCGGCGGACTACCAGAAGAACCTCCAGGCCGCGACCCGGGCCGGGCTGGAGAGTAGAGCGCTGGTCTTCACGTACTCGCTGCCGAACCTGTTCGTGAAGAGCACCAGGGTGTCGGACTTCGCGCCGATCCCCGGGCAGCTGCACTGGGCCGGACTGACGGTAGCGCCGTGA
- a CDS encoding ABC transporter permease, translating to MIKGLLRTVAIFVPVFLVATFVTFALRALSGLTPAHLQLGESATPEMVAAIEHEWGLDRPFLVQYLDWFGELLKGDLGVSWFNGADIATLLLQGAIVSLSVAGLALVIGVVFGFGFGVLAAVRRTTWVDRAITGFMTFISVMPSFVVGIALVVVFAVSLGWFPSAGYVPAERGTGVWLAHLVLPAIALSFDTVSDVARQLRAGLVAAYRENYVTGAVVRGIGPRRIFFRHVLRNGMGPALVVLGMKFPNLLGGAVVTESIFGMPGFGQFAADSAQRGDVPAVQGVLVVSVVLVVVFNLLVNVILVRVAPASARGV from the coding sequence GTGATCAAGGGCCTGCTCAGGACAGTCGCCATCTTCGTGCCGGTCTTCCTGGTCGCCACGTTCGTGACGTTCGCGTTGCGGGCCCTGAGCGGGCTCACCCCGGCTCACCTGCAACTGGGCGAGTCCGCGACCCCCGAGATGGTTGCCGCCATCGAGCACGAGTGGGGTCTCGACCGGCCGTTTCTCGTCCAGTACCTCGACTGGTTCGGCGAACTGCTGAAAGGCGATCTCGGCGTCAGCTGGTTCAACGGCGCCGACATCGCGACCCTCCTGCTCCAGGGCGCGATCGTCAGCCTCTCGGTGGCCGGCCTGGCCCTGGTCATCGGGGTGGTCTTCGGGTTCGGGTTCGGTGTGCTCGCCGCGGTGCGCCGGACCACCTGGGTGGACCGGGCCATCACCGGCTTCATGACCTTCATCTCGGTGATGCCGTCCTTCGTGGTCGGCATCGCCCTGGTGGTGGTGTTCGCGGTGTCGCTCGGCTGGTTCCCCTCCGCCGGTTACGTGCCGGCGGAGCGGGGCACCGGGGTATGGCTCGCGCACCTGGTGCTGCCGGCCATCGCGCTCAGCTTCGACACCGTCTCCGACGTGGCCCGGCAGCTGCGGGCCGGGCTGGTCGCCGCGTACCGGGAGAACTATGTGACCGGCGCCGTGGTCCGCGGGATCGGCCCACGGCGGATCTTCTTCCGCCACGTGCTGCGCAACGGCATGGGCCCGGCGCTGGTGGTGCTCGGCATGAAGTTCCCGAACCTGCTCGGCGGCGCGGTCGTCACCGAGTCGATCTTCGGGATGCCGGGGTTCGGGCAGTTCGCCGCCGACTCGGCCCAGCGCGGCGACGTCCCCGCCGTACAGGGCGTCCTGGTCGTCTCGGTGGTTCTGGTCGTGGTCTTCAACCTGCTGGTCAACGTCATCCTGGTCCGGGTCGCCCCGGCCTCGGCACGGGGGGTCTGA
- a CDS encoding ABC transporter permease: MLRRILALPTGRIAAGILLAIALLAVLGPYLAPHDPLEGGPDILAGPSGAHWLGTDYLGRDVVSRLLDGSRVSVLGSLQVSLVALVVGVVPGILSVYLGATFEWVTLRLADTLIALPFLVFAVAVTALLGNGIPQAMFTVGIMISPLFYRVSRAATLAVARSPYVEAALISGASIGWVVRRHVWGKVLPPIAVALATTAGTGFVVVSSLTFLGIGVQPPAPTWGGVLAADLGYLSFRPWAPLVPTALIMATVWACNLLADAIRDVSGEAGRALLLKRRIDVSARA; this comes from the coding sequence ATGCTCCGCCGGATCCTCGCCCTGCCCACCGGCCGGATCGCCGCCGGCATCCTGCTGGCGATCGCGCTGCTCGCCGTCCTCGGCCCGTACCTGGCCCCGCACGACCCCCTGGAGGGTGGCCCGGACATCCTCGCCGGGCCGTCCGGCGCACACTGGCTCGGCACCGACTACCTGGGCCGCGACGTGGTCAGCCGGCTTCTCGACGGCTCCCGGGTCAGCGTCCTCGGCTCGCTCCAGGTTTCCCTGGTCGCGCTGGTCGTCGGTGTGGTCCCGGGCATCCTGTCGGTCTACCTCGGCGCCACCTTCGAATGGGTCACCCTGCGGCTCGCCGACACCCTGATCGCGCTGCCGTTCTTGGTCTTCGCGGTCGCCGTCACCGCCCTGCTGGGCAACGGCATTCCGCAGGCGATGTTCACCGTCGGCATCATGATCTCGCCACTGTTCTACCGGGTGTCCCGGGCCGCCACCCTGGCGGTCGCCCGCTCCCCGTACGTCGAGGCGGCGCTCATCTCCGGCGCCTCGATCGGCTGGGTGGTCCGCCGGCACGTCTGGGGCAAGGTGCTCCCGCCGATCGCGGTCGCCCTGGCCACCACGGCCGGCACCGGCTTCGTCGTGGTGTCCAGCCTGACCTTCCTCGGCATCGGCGTCCAGCCGCCCGCCCCGACCTGGGGTGGCGTGCTGGCGGCCGACCTCGGCTACCTCAGCTTCCGGCCATGGGCGCCGCTCGTCCCCACCGCGCTGATCATGGCCACGGTCTGGGCCTGCAACCTGCTCGCCGACGCCATCCGCGACGTCTCCGGCGAGGCCGGGCGCGCGCTGCTGCTGAAGAGGAGGATCGATGTCTCTGCTCGCGCTTGA
- a CDS encoding ABC transporter ATP-binding protein yields MSLLALDQVRITNNADGRELVKGVSFTLEPGGVVGIVGESGSGKTLTCRAALGILPEHFVVSGGSIELDGHDVAALTPRQWTGLRGSTISAVFQDPASYLNPSLTIGSQIAEVAKVKLGLRRREAKIKTLQLLDSVRLPAAVFDQYPHELSGGMQQRSLIAAAIAAEPRVLIADEATTALDVTVQAEILDLLAELRESTGLALVVVSHDLAVVARLCEQVLVMRSGEVVEQGPVERILYRPEHDYTRLLIEEHESYGLERYLVAT; encoded by the coding sequence ATGTCTCTGCTCGCGCTTGATCAGGTCCGGATCACCAACAACGCGGACGGCCGGGAACTCGTCAAGGGAGTCTCGTTCACCCTGGAACCCGGTGGGGTCGTCGGCATCGTCGGTGAATCCGGCAGCGGCAAGACGCTGACCTGCCGGGCCGCCCTCGGCATCCTGCCCGAGCACTTCGTGGTCTCCGGCGGGAGCATCGAACTCGACGGTCACGACGTCGCCGCGCTGACCCCGCGACAGTGGACCGGCCTGCGCGGCTCGACGATCAGCGCGGTCTTCCAGGACCCCGCCTCCTACCTCAACCCGTCACTCACCATCGGCTCCCAGATCGCCGAGGTGGCCAAGGTCAAACTCGGTCTCCGCCGACGGGAAGCAAAGATCAAAACCCTTCAACTGCTTGATTCGGTACGCCTACCCGCGGCCGTTTTCGACCAGTACCCCCATGAACTGTCCGGCGGCATGCAGCAGCGTTCCCTGATCGCCGCCGCCATCGCCGCCGAACCCCGGGTGCTGATCGCCGACGAGGCCACCACCGCCCTCGACGTCACCGTGCAGGCCGAGATCCTCGACCTGCTCGCCGAGTTGCGGGAGAGCACCGGCCTGGCCCTGGTCGTGGTGTCGCACGACCTGGCCGTGGTGGCCCGGCTCTGCGAGCAGGTGCTGGTCATGCGCTCCGGCGAGGTGGTCGAGCAGGGGCCGGTCGAGAGGATCCTCTACCGGCCGGAACACGACTACACCCGCCTTCTCATCGAGGAACACGAGTCCTACGGGTTGGAGCGGTACCTTGTCGCTACTTGA